TCCTTGGTGCATCAGCAATGGTGTTTCCAAAGATTTCTGACCCGGCTACACTTGAATCTTTAGCCATTAGAGAGGCTCTATCCCTAGCAGACGATCTATATACGAGCAACATCCATGTGGCTTCGGACTgcaaggtggtggtggaggaTATTCGTCAGAAGAACCCGACGACCTACAGGGCGATCATACATGAAATCATACATCGTCAATCCTTATTTACTATGTGTAATATTAGTCATGAATTTAGAAGCTTGAAGTTCGAGGCTCACAAACTCGCGAAGCATGCTTTATTCCTAGGGGCAGGTCGCCATGTTTGGTTAGGCTAGCCCAATGGACTTGGTATCGTCCCTGTAAACATTGTGACGGTTGAATAAATAGCTTCGGAGTTTGCCTAAAAAAGTAGATGAACGCATAcaaatttagtaccacctcaaATAAAAAATATTTGTGTCAGTGAACAGATGAAAAAATCGGAGAACTCACATTAGTTTATTAGTAGGTAAAGATTATTTGTAGCTGCCAAACTCAGTAACCAAGGTACAATTTGCTTTTTTGGTTTTTTGGGAAAGGATTAAATCTATTATAAAAGTTCATCGAAAGTACAAAGCATCTCTAATGGAGCGAAACACCGAATAGCAAGCATTGTACGGCTCCACTACAGACATATAACAAATTCTGAATTTGCAATATTTTTCCGATTAGGCTATTCAATTTAGAAAAATATAAACTATTTATCCCACAAATAATACCTATGTTAAGTTTTGGCTCCTCGACTCTAAAACCACACAACTTGACCCTTGATCTTTTAAACCGACTACCCAACACAAATTAAGAGGTTTTGACCAATGACTGGGTAATGATTTCGTATATGTTGAAAGTAGCGACCCAAAGAGCACAAAATAGTAGTGTAAAAAGCGCTTTTATATTATGGATAGTGCcaaaaacgcttttatattataGGACGGAGTAATCTTTAGAGAAAGATCATACTAACTTTGATCGAAAAATAGAGTACAAACAGGAAGCCGTTTGCTCGCCGGGGTTCACCAAGGGGAACCGTCGCCTAAACAATCGCCCTTACTTTCTGGAGCAGTCCAGCGAGCGAGCGTGGGGCCTGAGAATTGTGTAGGCACAAAAGAGCTGAGGAACTAAAAGTAGACTCTCATCTATCATCTCCATGTTTATAGGAACTTCAGTTTAATAAGCACGGATCTCACTGAGGAAACGCAGAGTCAATGATTTTtcgccatatactccctccgttcggaattacttgtcttgaaaatggatgtatctagaactaaaatacgtctagatacatccatttccacgataagtaattccgaacggagggagtatatagcaACGCAAAATTTGTTGTATTAACCCATCATTTGATTCAACCATCTTATAACTGAGAAATCTACAGGAATGGACGTTCCCTTTGACACTGAAGGTACAAACTATTCAGCAGGATGCTGAATACTAGTCTATTAATTACTGATAAACTCCTAGGAAAACTAAAAGAATGAAACCGTCCCAAAACGCCGCAAAAGAACCGAGGAAAACTAATCTAAGTAGAGAAGTTGATCTTGACGGGGAAAGAGACCGACGACGGCGACGACGTGTCACCGTTCTCAAGGAGGACGGTGCTGACCCCTGACGGCACGACGGTGTACGCCGTCTTCTCCACGATGCCAAACACCTCGCACACCTTGAGCGAGAACCCCacggtcgctgcgccgcccgccTTCACAAACACCCTCTGGAACGCCACCACCTGCTTGATGGGCGCGCCGGCCACCTCGGGCGGCGGCACAGTGTACACCAGCACGGTGTGGCTGCCGTCCACGTCACCGCCATTGACGACGCTGACGTTGAAGTCCACGGTCTCCTTGCAGGAGTGGCTCGCGACGTCGATGGCGGGGCAGGACGGGGCAGCGTCCACGGCGCCGGCCTTGTAGCTGAGCCGCTTGCAGTGCCCGCCGGCGGCGAGGGTGACTGCGGTGCCGTTGCCAGCGCTGGTCTCGTATCGGAACTTGGTGTAGCTCAGGCCGTGGCCGAACCGATAAAGCATCTCCGGCCCGTCGTAAAACTTGTATGTCCTCCCAGGGTACCCGTGGTCCGGCCGCGGTCGTAGCTCCATGGACGTCATAGGAATCTGGTGGATGTACTTGTTCTTGAACCATGTCAGTGGCAGCCGTCCTCCTGCTCGATCAAGCAATTACATCAGAACGTTCCAGCGACGTGTCAGAAAATCAGAATCCATTTACTTTGATCGGAATAATAAACTTTGCATCTTCCTTTACCTGGACTGTATCTTCCGAAGATGACATCAGCAATGGCGTTGCCACCTTCTCCGCCAGGGTACCCGGCCCAGAGGATGGCGCCGATCTTGGGGTTGCCCTGCGCGAAGGAGATGTCGATGCCGCCGCCGGACAGGATCACGAGGACGATCGGGTTAGGCGATGCCGCCGCGATGTGGAGGATCTCCTCCGTCTGGTTCTTGGGCAGGAGGAGATCCTCCCTGTCGTTGCCCTCCCTCTCGATGTGCATGTTTATGCCACCAAAGTAGATTGTCAAGTTTGCGTGGTGCGAGATGTTCACGTCCTTGCTTATGCCTTCTCGCGGCGTCTCGTACCGGCAAGGCGGCCCTGCATTTACAAATTTCATCCAAGAGAATGTGTAACATGTGAGTACGTCATGTGTCGTGACATGTGAGGTGTACGTAGTACAGCAGCAGCTAGAGAAGAGCTGATCACCTGTGTAGTCTCCGTCCATGATCTTTTCAGGCGCCTCAGCATGTGGGCCGCGGACGGCGACGGCGCCGTACTTGTTGGGGTCAAGGGGCAGCAGGCCGCCGTGGTTCTTGAGGAGCACCATGCCCTGTCTGGCCCCGTCGAGGGCGAGGCTCCTGTGGTCGTCGCTGCAGATGTCCTTCTCGTTGAGGGACTCGTACCTGGGCATGCCGTCGAAGTAGCCGAGCCTCATGAGCGTCATGTAGAGGTTGGTGAGCGCGTTGTCGACGTCGGACTCGCGCGTCTTGCCCTTCTGGACGGCCTCCAGGCCGTAGGTGGTGAGGAAATCCATGACGGGCTTGCCGTCCTGCACGATCCAGCTCTCGCCGCAGTCGAGGTCGAGCCCGGCCTTGAGCACGGCGGCGGTGGACTCGACCGCGGTGTAGCCCAGCCATGTGGCGTTGTCGGTCATGACGCGCACGGCGTCGCAGTCGGAGACGATGTAGCCGTGGAGGCCCCAGTCGCGGCGGATGGTGCCGGAGAGGAGGCGCGCGTCGGCGCAGGCCGGGATGCCGTTGACGCGGTTGTAGGAGCACATGACTCTGCTGACGTCGCCGTGGCGGACACACATCTCGAATGGGCGCTGGAAGGTCTCGACCATGTCGCGCTCCTCGACGCGGGCGTCGAACTTGAAGCGCGTGTGGCCGTACCAGTCGTCCACGTCATAGGCGGCGTAGTGCTTGCAGCACGCGGAGGTCTTGAGCGGCCGGGACATGGGGTCGGAGGCCACCTCGTGGCCCGGGACGTCCTGCATGCCGCGCACGAAGTTGACGGCGTAGCGGCCGACGACGAAGGGGTCCTCGCCGGGCGTCTCCAGCGCGCGGCCCCACCTCGGGTCGCGCACCACGTTGATGTTGGGGCTCCAGTACGTCAGCCCTCCCTTGCCCAGGTTGTACATCGCTCGGGCCTCCGTCGAGATCGCCTGCCATGCCAAGACAAATTGCATGCCACCAGATCTGTTGTTACACGCACTATATATGAAAAAGAGCAGACGTACGTGGCACCGACGACACGTAACGTGCGTACCTGGCCGATGGACTTCCAAAGGGACTCGTTGAAGGAGGCGGCGCTGTTGATGACGTTAGCGAAGACAGTGCCGTTGAAGACGGCGGCGCGGCCGGAGTGGAGGCGCGGTTTCTTTGGGTCGTCGAACTTGGTGGTGGGGCCGGTGCTGGAGAGCCCGTGTAGCGCCTCCGACCACCACTTGTACTGGGGAAGGCCGACGCGGGGCGCGCCGTCTGCCCAGTCGCCGAGGTTGGACACCTTCTCCTCCACCGTCATCCAGCCGATGAGGTCGCGCACACGGTCGCCGTACGGAAGCGACGCGTTGCAGTACCGGTACTTGGACATGTCCAGCCCGGCCGCCATGAACCGGGACGCGTCGCAGACCTTGGTGTACACGGCCTTGCCGCCGGTGGCGCCGCCGTCCGCCTGGGAGGGGACGGCTCGAGACGAGGCACGCGGGATGCTCACTGTGGTGGCTAGGAGGAGGAGGGAAAGAATGGATACGTGCATGGCGGACGACGCCATTGTAGGTTGGCTCGCGACGTAcgtgttggtgatgatgatggtgggaTGTGGAGCGTCTATATATAAGATCGAGATCGAGATCGAGTGGAGGGAACTAACAGATTATCGAAATTTGAAACCTAGTTCTGCATGCACGGCCGGAAATGATGCATGGATAGATAGATAACTCATCAggttgtttgtttgtttgttcgTTCGTTATACAGAGTGCAAACTGGTTTTTGTTGTTGGATATTTTCACTCACGTCACGGTCACGTGTGGATTGTACGTGCGGGTGCTGATGAAAGTGGACGTACCGTGCTGGATGGTATTATTTTTTTAAAGAACGTCCGTAATAATTAAGCAACAAAGATTACACATAGTTGATGTAAAAAAAGGCGCTTATAGGCGCCGGCGTGCTGGCCGAGAGTTTCGGCCCGTCGAGCCGCACGGCCGTTGGATCCAGGCAAAAAAAAGATTACATGGAGTTTTCTTTTTTGTCAAAAAATCCATAAAGCAGAAAGGCCACTAGTGTTCATACATGATTTAGCTAAAATATGAGCCACTACATTGTACCGTCGAGGAACATGTTTGAAGTCACATATATTAAGCTTGACGATGCACATTTGATACCAGCCACCACAAACCCCACATGCGAGCAATCACGAGCTGAAGAATTGAGGTGTTGCACCAGGGAAAGGCAATCCGAGGCAAAGATGGCCGAGTTGATGTTCTCCTCGCGCGCCAAAACAACTGCTCGGCAAAGAGCAATGGCTTCTACCAACTCAGGATTCATAGTGCCCGAGAGAGCCTCAGAACAAGCAAGCATACACTGGCAGCCATGATCAAGAAGGACGCTGCCATAACCACACCTGTCGAGCTCGTCAAATATAGTAGCATCAGAGAAAAAACAACGAAACCTGGCAGCGGAGGAGACCAAGAGGGACTTGATGCATGGATCTCACGATTGTGAACAGAGGACGGGTTATAAAGATGTTTGCACAATCAAGTCAACATAAGAAATCTTTGGGGAAGTGTGATGCGGATGAGACGCTCGTTGTTATTCCTCGCAGAGTTACGTGCCCCCGATATGTGCCAGACCGCGATAGCTAGCACCATAACTGACAGTTTGCATGCTCCCGATAGGAAGTGGAAGAGCCATGACAAGGCAAGACCATCAAGACTAATGTTGAAGGTGTGCTTCACTTCCTCCCACATTTCCCATGCACtaaaaaaacacttccataatgagaTGTGTTTGttacagtaggtcacgttttctgtcatgcatgtacatccatgacaattttatgacagaatcatgatagtcatacatgtgctgtcgtagatgTGTTCCATGataataccaaaattatcatcacggaagtgtccacttccatgacgataaatggcgtgTCATGGaaatgctttcgtcaagggtaaccgacatgtggcatccaccataacgggtcgccatcaagctatcgggttccggtttggatccgataacccgttaacagccctagccaatggggattttttccacgtgtaaaattcccATTGGCCGTAGCAACCACGTGTCAGCACCACGAAAGGACAAATGTCCACAACCCAATGGACAGGAGGCGTCTATggtacgtcgacacgtggcaagGCCCAACAGTGGCCCGTTTAGGTTAAAAAGGATGGCCCGGTCAAAATTAGCGGGCTGACCCATTAACGGTCTGCTTGTAGACGGCCCATTcgcagttaaggcccgtacgacTAGTGTCAAATTGACCCGTCAACGGCCCGTTCTAGactttgttggaaatatgccctagaggcaacaataaatgttcattattatatttctttgttcatggtaattgactattgttcatgctataattgtattgtccggaaatcgtaatacatgtgtgaatacatagaccacaacgtgtccctagtaagcctctagttgactagctcgttgatcaactgatagtcatggtttcctgactatgggcattggatgtcattgataacgggatcacatcattgggagaatgatgtgatggacacgacccaatcctaagcatagcataaaagacccaatcctaagcatagcataaaagatcgtgtagtttcgtttgctagagcttttctaatgtcaagtgtcttttccttagaccatgagatcgtgcaactcccggataccgtaggagtgctttgggtgtgccaaacgtcacaacgtaactgggtgactataaaggtgcactacgggtatctccgaaaagtgtctgttgggttggcacggatcgagactcggatttgtcactccgtgtgacggagaggtatctctgggcccactcggtaatgcatcatcataatgagctcaatgtgactaaggcgttagtcacgggatcatgcattacggtacgagtaaagagacttgccggtaacgagattgaacaaggtattgggataccgacgatcgaatctcgggcaagtaacataccgattgataaagggaattgtatacgggattgattgaatcctcgacatcgtggttcatccgatgagatcatcgtggaacatgtgggagccaacatgggtatccagatcccgctgttggttattgaccggagaggcgtctcggtcatgtctgcatgtctcccgaacccgtagggtctacacacttaaggttcggtgacgctagggttgtagagatatgtgtatgcggaaacccgaaagttgttcggagtcccggatgagatcctggacgtcacgaggagttccggaatggtccggaggtgaagaattatatataggaagtcaagtttcggccaccgggaaagtttcaggggctaccggtattgtaccgggaccaccggaagggtcccgggggtccaccgggtggggccacctatcccggagggccccgtgggctggagtgggaagggaaccagcccctagtgggctgggcgcccccccatgggcctcccccctgcgcctagggttggaaaccctagggcaagggggcgccccaattgccttggggggcaaggcacccccctggccgccgccccccccccccaccagatGGGTtttttggccggcgccccccctcccagggggcctatataaaggggggggagggagggcagcaacatctcagccttgggcacctccctcctcccctgctacacctctctctctcgtagaagctcggcgaagccctgccggcatcccgctacatccaccaccacgccgtcgtgctgctggatctccatcaacctctccttcccccttgctggatcaagaaggaggagacgtcgctgcaccgtacgtgtgttgaacacggaggtgccgtccgttcggcacttggtcatcggtgatttggatcacggcgagtacgactccgtcatccacgttcattggaacgcttccgctcgcgatctacaagggtatgtagatgcactcctttcccctcgttgctagtatactccatagatgcatcttggtgagcgtaggaaaattttaaaattatgctacgattcccaacagtggcatcatgagccaggcctatgcgtagttactatgcacgagtagaacacaaagaagttgtgggcgttgatgttgccaattcttcttgtcgctactagtcgtttcttgtttcggcggcattgtaggatgaagcggcccggaccgaccttacacgtacgcttacgtgagacaggttccaccgactgacatgcactagatgcataaggtggctagcgggtgtctgtctctcctactttagtcggaacggattcgatgaaaagggtccttatgaagggtaaatagaaattggcaaatcacgttgtggtcatacgtaggtaagaaacgttcttgctagaaacctacaaaccacgtaaaaacttgcagcaacaattagaggacgtctaacttgtttttgcagcatgtgttatgtgatgtgatatggccagaagatgtgatgaatgatatatgtgatgtatgagattgatcatattcttgtaataggaatcacgacttgcatgtcgatgagtatgacaaccggcaggagccataggagttgtctttattattttgtatgacctgcgtgtcattaataacgccatgtaaattactttactttgttgctaaacgcgttagccatagaagtagaagtaatcgttggcgtgacgacttcatgaagacacaatgatggagatcatgatgatggagatcatggtgtcatgccggtgacgaagatgatcatggtgccccgaagatggagatcaaaggagcatgatgatattggccatatcatgtcactatttgattgcatgtgatgtttatcatgttttttgcatcttatttgcttagaacgacggtagtaagtaagatgatcccttatgataatttcaagaaagtgttcaccctaactgtgcaccgttgcgaaggttcgttgtttcgaagcaccacgtgatgatcgggtgtgatagattctaacgttcgaatacaacgggtgttgacgagcctagcatgtacagacatggcctcggaacacacgcaatacacttaggttgacttgacgagcctagcatgtacagacatggcctcggaacacggaggaccgaaaggtcgagcatgattcgtatagaagatacgatcaacatggagatgttcaccgatcttgactagtccgtctcacgtgatgatcggacacggcctagttaactcggatcatgtttcacttagatgactagagggatgtctatctgagtgggagttcattgagtaatttgattagatgaacttaattatcatgaacttagtcttaaatctttacactatgtcttgtagatcaaatggccaacgttgtcctcaatttcaacgcgttcctagagaaaaccaagctgaaagatgatggcagcaactatacggactgggtccggaacctgaggatcatcctcatagtagccaagaaagattatgtcctagaagcaccgctaggtgaagcaccaatcccagaaaaccaagacgttctgaacgcttggcagcaacgtgctgatgattactccctcgttcagtgcggcatgctttacagcttagaaccgggtctccaaaagcgttttgagaaacatggagcatatgagatgttcgaggagctaaaattagttttccaagctcatgcccgggtcgagagatatgaagtctccggcaagttcttcagctgtaaaatggaggagaatagttctgttagtgagcacatactcagaatgtctgggttgcacaaccgcttgactcagctgggagttaatctcccggacgacgcggtcattgacagaatcctccagtcgcttccaccaagctacaagagctttgtgatgaacttcaatatgcaggggatggaaaagaccattcctgagatatattcaatgcggaaatcagcggaggtggagatcagaaaagaacatcaagtgttgatggtgaataaaaccactaagttcaagaagggcaagggtaagaagtgaaggaaatatgccctagaggcaataataaagttattatttatttccttatatcatgataaatgtttattattcatgctagaattgtattaaccggaaacataatacatgtgtgaatacatagacaaacagagtgtcactagtatgcctctacttgactagctcgttaatcaaagatggtaatgtttcctagccatagacataagttgtcatttgatttacgagatcacctcattaggagaatgacgtgattgacttgacccattccgttagcttagcacccgatcgtttagtatgttgctattgctttcttcatgacttatacatgttcctctgactatgagattatgcaactcccgtttaccggaggaacactttgtgtgctaccaaacgtcacaacgtaaatgagtgattataaaggtgctctacaggtgtctccaaaggtacttgttgggttggcgtatttcgagattaggatttgtcactccgattgtcggagaggtatctctgggcccactcggtaatgcacatcactataagccttgcaagcattgtgactaataagttagttgcgggatgatgtgttacggaacgagtaaagagacttgccggtaacgagattgaactaggtatcgagataccgacgatcgaatctcgggcaagtaacatactgatgacaaagggaacaacgtatgttgttatgcggtctgaccgataaagatcttcgtagaatatgtgggagccaatatgggcatccaggtcccgctattggttattgaccggagacgtgtctcggtcatgtctacatagttctcgaacccgtagggtccgcacgcttaaagttacgatgacagttttattatgagtttatgtatgttgatgtaccgaaggagttcggagtctcggatgagatcggggacatgacgaggagtctcgaaatggtcgagacgtaaaaatcgatatattggacgactatattcggacttcggaaaggttccgagtgattcgggtatttttcggagtaccggagagttacgggaatacgtattgggccttattgggccatacgagaaagaagaaaaagggcctcaagggtggccgcacccctccccttggtctggtccgaattggactacggaaggggggcgcccccttccttccttctctttttcccttcctcttttcctattccatatgggaggtggaatcctactaggactagggagtcctagtaggactccacacttggtgcgccccctcctagggccggcctcctcctcccttgctcctttatatacgggggcaggggggcaccccagagacacaacaattgatccttgagatctcttagccgtgtgcggtgccccctccaccatattacacctcgataataccgttgcggagcttaggcgaag
This genomic window from Aegilops tauschii subsp. strangulata cultivar AL8/78 chromosome 4, Aet v6.0, whole genome shotgun sequence contains:
- the LOC109768367 gene encoding probable beta-D-xylosidase 2, producing the protein MASSAMHVSILSLLLLATTVSIPRASSRAVPSQADGGATGGKAVYTKVCDASRFMAAGLDMSKYRYCNASLPYGDRVRDLIGWMTVEEKVSNLGDWADGAPRVGLPQYKWWSEALHGLSSTGPTTKFDDPKKPRLHSGRAAVFNGTVFANVINSAASFNESLWKSIGQAISTEARAMYNLGKGGLTYWSPNINVVRDPRWGRALETPGEDPFVVGRYAVNFVRGMQDVPGHEVASDPMSRPLKTSACCKHYAAYDVDDWYGHTRFKFDARVEERDMVETFQRPFEMCVRHGDVSRVMCSYNRVNGIPACADARLLSGTIRRDWGLHGYIVSDCDAVRVMTDNATWLGYTAVESTAAVLKAGLDLDCGESWIVQDGKPVMDFLTTYGLEAVQKGKTRESDVDNALTNLYMTLMRLGYFDGMPRYESLNEKDICSDDHRSLALDGARQGMVLLKNHGGLLPLDPNKYGAVAVRGPHAEAPEKIMDGDYTGPPCRYETPREGISKDVNISHHANLTIYFGGINMHIEREGNDREDLLLPKNQTEEILHIAAASPNPIVLVILSGGGIDISFAQGNPKIGAILWAGYPGGEGGNAIADVIFGRYSPGGRLPLTWFKNKYIHQIPMTSMELRPRPDHGYPGRTYKFYDGPEMLYRFGHGLSYTKFRYETSAGNGTAVTLAAGGHCKRLSYKAGAVDAAPSCPAIDVASHSCKETVDFNVSVVNGGDVDGSHTVLVYTVPPPEVAGAPIKQVVAFQRVFVKAGGAATVGFSLKVCEVFGIVEKTAYTVVPSGVSTVLLENGDTSSPSSVSFPVKINFST